In a single window of the Carassius auratus strain Wakin unplaced genomic scaffold, ASM336829v1 scaf_tig00217432, whole genome shotgun sequence genome:
- the LOC113100955 gene encoding cytochrome c oxidase assembly protein COX14 homolog yields MKRNCALRMRKSKSPDIENRAAFPRTLNWRFNRSVMLSGKRIADVGYKLVSGSMMLLTVYGGYLCVLRAQRFMQRQKQLELAAQNESAASETIKD; encoded by the exons ATGAAAAGAAACTgcgcactgcgcatgcgcaaaagTAAATCGCCTGACATTGAGAACAGAGCTGCATTTCCTCGTACTTTGAATTGGAGATTTAATAG ATCTGTCATGCTGAGCGGGAAGCGCATCGCTGATGTGGGTTACAAGCTGGTCTCGGGCTCCATGATGCTGTTGACGGTGTACGGCGGATACCTGTGTGTCCTGCGGGCTCAACGCTTCATGCAGAGACAGAAACAGCTGGAGCTGGCGGCACAGAATGAGAGCGCGGCCTCAGAGACCATTAAAGACTGA